One Clarias gariepinus isolate MV-2021 ecotype Netherlands chromosome 18, CGAR_prim_01v2, whole genome shotgun sequence genomic window carries:
- the arl13b gene encoding ADP-ribosylation factor-like protein 13B isoform X2, giving the protein MFSLMANCCSWLKRWREPARKVTLVMVGLDNAGKTATVRGIQGESPVDVAPTVGFSKVDLKQGKFEVTIFDLGGGKRIRGIWKNYYSESYGVVFVVDSSDVQRIQETRDTMAEVLRHPRIAGKPVLVLANKQDRDGAMAEADIIESLSLEKLVNENKCLCQIEPCSAVLGYGKKLDKSIKNGLNWLLNNIAKDYEAITERVQRDTAEQRGQEEQDKKERAERVKRIREERDRQEREEAEKAGMQIKEEEPEDADMSNPFQPINHIVAENKNKLQKEMEMKKQGDEVVQDEPKGKQEDEDEEDEEEEHEEEESERQTAESPESGLTDQTKKKRKKIRLKRKNRVDPLVMDGPAKSPSPPPAPVGWATPKVSRLPKLEPLGDTRRSDFYGKPLPPVAIRQRPNGETHDVIS; this is encoded by the exons ATGTTCAGTCTGATGGCGAACTGCTGCAGCTGGCTGAAACGGTGGAGAGAGCCTGCCAG GAAAGTGACGCTGGTAATGGTGGGACTGGACAATGCTGGGAAAACCGCTACAGTACGAGGCATCCAGGGAG AGAGTCCTGTGGACGTAGCCCCAACGGTCGGCTTCTCCAAAGTGGACCTGAAGCAGGGCAAGTTCGAGGTCACGATCTTTGACCTCGGCGGAGGAAAGCGGATCCGGGGCATCTGGAAGAACTACTACTCGGAGTCGTACGGCGTGGTGTTCGTTGTGGACTCGAGCGATGTGCAGAGGATCCAGGAGACCAGAGACACCATGGCAGAAGTGCTGCGGCACCCTCGCATCGCCGGCAAACCCGTGCTAGT CTTGGCTAACAAGCAGGACCGAGACGGAGCGATGGCTGAAGCTGACATCATTGAGAGCCTGTCACTGGAAAAGCTCGTCAACGAGAACAAGTGTCTCTGTCAGATT GAGCCATGCTCAGCAGTCCTGGGTTATGGAAAGAAGCTCGACAAGTCCATTAAGAACGGTCTAAACTGGCTGCTAAATAACATCGCCAAGGATTACGAGGCGATCACGGAGCGCGTTCAGAGGGACACGGCCGAGCAGCGCGGACAGGAGGAGCAGGATAAGAAGGAGAGAGCCGAGCGAGTGAAACGCATCCGAGAAGAGAg AGACAGACAAGAGCGTGAAGAGGCGGAGAAAGCTGGCATGCAAATAAAGGAGGAGGAGCCCGAGGATGCCGACATGTCCAACCCATTTCAGCCAATAAACCATATCGTGGCAGAA AATAAAAACAAGCTACAGAAAGAAATGGAGATGAAAAAGCAAGGAGACGAGGTCGTGCAGGACGAGCCAAAGGGCAAACAGGAGGACGAAGAtgaggaagatgaggaggaAGAACATGAAGAGGAAGAGAGTGAACGGCAGACGGCAGAGAGCCCAGAATCAG GGCTGACAGACCAGACGAAAAAGAAGCGCAAGAAAATACGTCTCAAGCGGAAAAACCGGGTCGACCCTCTCGTAATGGATGGCCCCGCAAAGAGCCCATCTCCACCTCCCGCGCCAG TTGGATGGGCTACTCCCAAAGTTTCTAGACTTCCCAAGCTCGAGCCTCTTGGAGATACAAGGCGTTCTG ATTTCTATGGCAAGCCCCTCCCACCCGTAGCAATTAGACAGAGACCAAACGGCGAAACTCATGATGTCATTTCCTAG
- the arl13b gene encoding ADP-ribosylation factor-like protein 13B isoform X3 — MKSSWLQRTVTWIGRLMSLWRKCHRKVTLVMVGLDNAGKTATVRGIQGESPVDVAPTVGFSKVDLKQGKFEVTIFDLGGGKRIRGIWKNYYSESYGVVFVVDSSDVQRIQETRDTMAEVLRHPRIAGKPVLVLANKQDRDGAMAEADIIESLSLEKLVNENKCLCQIEPCSAVLGYGKKLDKSIKNGLNWLLNNIAKDYEAITERVQRDTAEQRGQEEQDKKERAERVKRIREERDRQEREEAEKAGMQIKEEEPEDADMSNPFQPINHIVAENKNKLQKEMEMKKQGDEVVQDEPKGKQEDEDEEDEEEEHEEEESERQTAESPESGLTDQTKKKRKKIRLKRKNRVDPLVMDGPAKSPSPPPAPVGWATPKVSRLPKLEPLGDTRRSARAV, encoded by the exons ATGAAGTCTTCATGGTTACAGAGGACGGTCACTTGGATAGGGCGCCTGATGTCTTTGTGGCGCAAGTGCCACAG GAAAGTGACGCTGGTAATGGTGGGACTGGACAATGCTGGGAAAACCGCTACAGTACGAGGCATCCAGGGAG AGAGTCCTGTGGACGTAGCCCCAACGGTCGGCTTCTCCAAAGTGGACCTGAAGCAGGGCAAGTTCGAGGTCACGATCTTTGACCTCGGCGGAGGAAAGCGGATCCGGGGCATCTGGAAGAACTACTACTCGGAGTCGTACGGCGTGGTGTTCGTTGTGGACTCGAGCGATGTGCAGAGGATCCAGGAGACCAGAGACACCATGGCAGAAGTGCTGCGGCACCCTCGCATCGCCGGCAAACCCGTGCTAGT CTTGGCTAACAAGCAGGACCGAGACGGAGCGATGGCTGAAGCTGACATCATTGAGAGCCTGTCACTGGAAAAGCTCGTCAACGAGAACAAGTGTCTCTGTCAGATT GAGCCATGCTCAGCAGTCCTGGGTTATGGAAAGAAGCTCGACAAGTCCATTAAGAACGGTCTAAACTGGCTGCTAAATAACATCGCCAAGGATTACGAGGCGATCACGGAGCGCGTTCAGAGGGACACGGCCGAGCAGCGCGGACAGGAGGAGCAGGATAAGAAGGAGAGAGCCGAGCGAGTGAAACGCATCCGAGAAGAGAg AGACAGACAAGAGCGTGAAGAGGCGGAGAAAGCTGGCATGCAAATAAAGGAGGAGGAGCCCGAGGATGCCGACATGTCCAACCCATTTCAGCCAATAAACCATATCGTGGCAGAA AATAAAAACAAGCTACAGAAAGAAATGGAGATGAAAAAGCAAGGAGACGAGGTCGTGCAGGACGAGCCAAAGGGCAAACAGGAGGACGAAGAtgaggaagatgaggaggaAGAACATGAAGAGGAAGAGAGTGAACGGCAGACGGCAGAGAGCCCAGAATCAG GGCTGACAGACCAGACGAAAAAGAAGCGCAAGAAAATACGTCTCAAGCGGAAAAACCGGGTCGACCCTCTCGTAATGGATGGCCCCGCAAAGAGCCCATCTCCACCTCCCGCGCCAG TTGGATGGGCTACTCCCAAAGTTTCTAGACTTCCCAAGCTCGAGCCTCTTGGAGATACAAGGCGTTCTG CCCGTGCTGTGTAA
- the arl13b gene encoding ADP-ribosylation factor-like protein 13B isoform X4 yields the protein MKSSWLQRTVTWIGRLMSLWRKCHRKVTLVMVGLDNAGKTATVRGIQGESPVDVAPTVGFSKVDLKQGKFEVTIFDLGGGKRIRGIWKNYYSESYGVVFVVDSSDVQRIQETRDTMAEVLRHPRIAGKPVLVLANKQDRDGAMAEADIIESLSLEKLVNENKCLCQIEPCSAVLGYGKKLDKSIKNGLNWLLNNIAKDYEAITERVQRDTAEQRGQEEQDKKERAERVKRIREERDRQEREEAEKAGMQIKEEEPEDADMSNPFQPINHIVAENKNKLQKEMEMKKQGDEVVQDEPKGKQEDEDEEDEEEEHEEEESERQTAESPESGLTDQTKKKRKKIRLKRKNRVDPLVMDGPAKSPSPPPAPARAV from the exons ATGAAGTCTTCATGGTTACAGAGGACGGTCACTTGGATAGGGCGCCTGATGTCTTTGTGGCGCAAGTGCCACAG GAAAGTGACGCTGGTAATGGTGGGACTGGACAATGCTGGGAAAACCGCTACAGTACGAGGCATCCAGGGAG AGAGTCCTGTGGACGTAGCCCCAACGGTCGGCTTCTCCAAAGTGGACCTGAAGCAGGGCAAGTTCGAGGTCACGATCTTTGACCTCGGCGGAGGAAAGCGGATCCGGGGCATCTGGAAGAACTACTACTCGGAGTCGTACGGCGTGGTGTTCGTTGTGGACTCGAGCGATGTGCAGAGGATCCAGGAGACCAGAGACACCATGGCAGAAGTGCTGCGGCACCCTCGCATCGCCGGCAAACCCGTGCTAGT CTTGGCTAACAAGCAGGACCGAGACGGAGCGATGGCTGAAGCTGACATCATTGAGAGCCTGTCACTGGAAAAGCTCGTCAACGAGAACAAGTGTCTCTGTCAGATT GAGCCATGCTCAGCAGTCCTGGGTTATGGAAAGAAGCTCGACAAGTCCATTAAGAACGGTCTAAACTGGCTGCTAAATAACATCGCCAAGGATTACGAGGCGATCACGGAGCGCGTTCAGAGGGACACGGCCGAGCAGCGCGGACAGGAGGAGCAGGATAAGAAGGAGAGAGCCGAGCGAGTGAAACGCATCCGAGAAGAGAg AGACAGACAAGAGCGTGAAGAGGCGGAGAAAGCTGGCATGCAAATAAAGGAGGAGGAGCCCGAGGATGCCGACATGTCCAACCCATTTCAGCCAATAAACCATATCGTGGCAGAA AATAAAAACAAGCTACAGAAAGAAATGGAGATGAAAAAGCAAGGAGACGAGGTCGTGCAGGACGAGCCAAAGGGCAAACAGGAGGACGAAGAtgaggaagatgaggaggaAGAACATGAAGAGGAAGAGAGTGAACGGCAGACGGCAGAGAGCCCAGAATCAG GGCTGACAGACCAGACGAAAAAGAAGCGCAAGAAAATACGTCTCAAGCGGAAAAACCGGGTCGACCCTCTCGTAATGGATGGCCCCGCAAAGAGCCCATCTCCACCTCCCGCGCCAG CCCGTGCTGTGTAA
- the arl13b gene encoding ADP-ribosylation factor-like protein 13B isoform X1: protein MKSSWLQRTVTWIGRLMSLWRKCHRKVTLVMVGLDNAGKTATVRGIQGESPVDVAPTVGFSKVDLKQGKFEVTIFDLGGGKRIRGIWKNYYSESYGVVFVVDSSDVQRIQETRDTMAEVLRHPRIAGKPVLVLANKQDRDGAMAEADIIESLSLEKLVNENKCLCQIEPCSAVLGYGKKLDKSIKNGLNWLLNNIAKDYEAITERVQRDTAEQRGQEEQDKKERAERVKRIREERDRQEREEAEKAGMQIKEEEPEDADMSNPFQPINHIVAENKNKLQKEMEMKKQGDEVVQDEPKGKQEDEDEEDEEEEHEEEESERQTAESPESGLTDQTKKKRKKIRLKRKNRVDPLVMDGPAKSPSPPPAPVGWATPKVSRLPKLEPLGDTRRSDFYGKPLPPVAIRQRPNGETHDVIS, encoded by the exons ATGAAGTCTTCATGGTTACAGAGGACGGTCACTTGGATAGGGCGCCTGATGTCTTTGTGGCGCAAGTGCCACAG GAAAGTGACGCTGGTAATGGTGGGACTGGACAATGCTGGGAAAACCGCTACAGTACGAGGCATCCAGGGAG AGAGTCCTGTGGACGTAGCCCCAACGGTCGGCTTCTCCAAAGTGGACCTGAAGCAGGGCAAGTTCGAGGTCACGATCTTTGACCTCGGCGGAGGAAAGCGGATCCGGGGCATCTGGAAGAACTACTACTCGGAGTCGTACGGCGTGGTGTTCGTTGTGGACTCGAGCGATGTGCAGAGGATCCAGGAGACCAGAGACACCATGGCAGAAGTGCTGCGGCACCCTCGCATCGCCGGCAAACCCGTGCTAGT CTTGGCTAACAAGCAGGACCGAGACGGAGCGATGGCTGAAGCTGACATCATTGAGAGCCTGTCACTGGAAAAGCTCGTCAACGAGAACAAGTGTCTCTGTCAGATT GAGCCATGCTCAGCAGTCCTGGGTTATGGAAAGAAGCTCGACAAGTCCATTAAGAACGGTCTAAACTGGCTGCTAAATAACATCGCCAAGGATTACGAGGCGATCACGGAGCGCGTTCAGAGGGACACGGCCGAGCAGCGCGGACAGGAGGAGCAGGATAAGAAGGAGAGAGCCGAGCGAGTGAAACGCATCCGAGAAGAGAg AGACAGACAAGAGCGTGAAGAGGCGGAGAAAGCTGGCATGCAAATAAAGGAGGAGGAGCCCGAGGATGCCGACATGTCCAACCCATTTCAGCCAATAAACCATATCGTGGCAGAA AATAAAAACAAGCTACAGAAAGAAATGGAGATGAAAAAGCAAGGAGACGAGGTCGTGCAGGACGAGCCAAAGGGCAAACAGGAGGACGAAGAtgaggaagatgaggaggaAGAACATGAAGAGGAAGAGAGTGAACGGCAGACGGCAGAGAGCCCAGAATCAG GGCTGACAGACCAGACGAAAAAGAAGCGCAAGAAAATACGTCTCAAGCGGAAAAACCGGGTCGACCCTCTCGTAATGGATGGCCCCGCAAAGAGCCCATCTCCACCTCCCGCGCCAG TTGGATGGGCTACTCCCAAAGTTTCTAGACTTCCCAAGCTCGAGCCTCTTGGAGATACAAGGCGTTCTG ATTTCTATGGCAAGCCCCTCCCACCCGTAGCAATTAGACAGAGACCAAACGGCGAAACTCATGATGTCATTTCCTAG
- the znf654 gene encoding zinc finger protein 654 gives MAEEESELELDRFKKELESLLNDECRLQSRSYCARFCELVEEYTSRWQVPLPQLQVLRSALCAFVRGTASFPSDCEHVRYTLSSLALSVFELLLFFGRDEFPEDPLKDILDSFQECHSSLVRYQNVYLLQVRHIIRDGGPWASPLLEGILKEVEQPQEEVDRYLSSELFMFFELRVRYLLACERTREAMALALKCSQNPSAGRCLFFKQAYLSCLWKSSQQERVYMEMAEIDGKDAVEILCIAENEEKDELLLELSKGFLLQQLRSGDMYYLWDLVFIWCKLFLRVKAPGKHFLQECKTLLMSATNVKAIFPFMKVILSENLGKEGLTFCVELCAQALQTDLKNDPVTKSLIYKTIAYLFPNDLEICRACALLVFFLERTVEAYKTVFFLYNHPDLEYHLDASHVRNNVRFEVIRILKKGLFFDPEFWSLLNIKTNCLKLMRDEVARAALCEITEEDPWGPSYCVREHCKCRAEPDRTAVRQEERPGSRDNEEERVPSASADVSSEILEYKRRGRKPGSRLGKGLEPFSVRRSFRQLDSAQNHAGQLNNRCQRFLTRQAEKNILKRRGRKPRWLLEQLAALEENTAPGQPKKPGRKPNPFSSLKGLLVDTPVIEITMEYSYPDNEVELPVDVQGRSTSRTTSSTERRSDRAQTGPCIKAPDSFLQLLFEKPPCSWKEDDFQSQDIMVAIRKFHTYAKVPEEEGSPSLLHLMDTAALAAPLAVKQEDGLQPVKDPSEPVDGTKVTSLTAAETQEIHVVSDRADPSSLSAEVQADGKITTSITTTTAVNSPKDHSASVAFDSSVQVLENAPEVSSLGTTPDKATDYVCTTSEKETDSISTSENAPPPPLPPNSTPELVHQSQVCTPKGILDTHEHGVEDVADGSKNTSAAEIILETPVVLEESKAQDQALQQTVEVETPRDYGSSAVPDAQTKRRCKLCNKTYETPLSHALWHYRNEKKCMFCDKLAMTRGALQHFQKHIKNLGKEESQVETKKREEVVTEAAGSPEKTVQESPPKKAKPGFAQIKSRLLMRLKLTRKARTQSETEKSSDKAETALKETDAKTSESAPEQKEISAKDDKQSVPHETIRYVTRGSIKKSEHKGRLLRAKLGRKGKPLRVRTGGDGSAPKDGSIHRLNGVTEKKRKMWWRQEDIGLKTDKDVARGKEEKKTILEKSEKTAKSNRVNYNIRTKADKATSNNTEEESKNSELLEEPRAKKKKYGENEKKRKNEEAATEKKNVKKQKNGSEAESSETPKTLRKRRVGSTPAVGCPVDACTFQAMPGPVLSHVLIHHPGDTNALEFFYNLAAKKCVFCARRIWSPQHFFDHVVSHRGNLKHPCYHVACQKRFKTRTDVGDHMERDHNPLKASCCFPACTVESTSLKDLYSHEKNHYKTVKTVTSTEKGADKPGLKASRVKSAPEVAAAQQQQEQQATQSISTDNENPPPPFPPPPPPPGEISKLRAQKPEDEKPLTLNRSSVNYGSKSSRLVNGHGEHAHESGVKAHPAIMKEQDAKSEQVAVKPFSRLPPSAYLDELYLSMPKKWRRPQAPAKGLESNDDVLVKRQSCSRCNASFDGEEELQLHRDKCTSLFGFDSDDENAF, from the exons AGGTCCTTGGGCTAGTCCTTTACTGGAGGGAATCCTAAAGGAAGTGGAGCAACCACAAGAAGAAG TTGACCGGTACCTCAGCTCTGAGCTGTTTATGTTTTTCGAGTTGCGCGTTCGTTACCTGCTGGCGTGTGAGCGGACCCGCGAGGCCATGGCGCTAGCCCTGAAGTGCAGTCAGAACCCGAGCGCAGGCCGATGTCTCTTCTTCAAGCAGGCCTACCTCTCCTGTCTCTGGAAGTCCTCTCAACAAGAACGCGTCTACATGGAG ATGGCAGAGATCGACGGGAAGGATGCAGTGGAGATCCTCTGCATTGCAGAGAATGAAGAGAAGGACGAGCTGCTCCTGGAGCTTAGCAAAGGCTTCCTATTGCAGCAGCTCCGAAGCGGAGACATGTACTACCTTTG GGATCTGGTCTTCATCTGGTGCAAATTGTTCCTCCGAGTGAAGGCCCCGGGAAAACACTTCCTGCAAGAATGCAAAACGTTGCTCATGTCAGCCACCAACGTCAAAGCAATCTTTCCATTCATGAAGGTGATCTTGTCCGAG aatttGGGAAAAGAAGGCCTTACTTTTTGCGTGGAGCTCTGCGCCCAGGCCCTTCAGACTGACCTCAAGAACGACCCCGTCACCAAATCTCTCATCTACAAAACCATTGCGTACCTGTTCCCCAATGACCTGGAGATCTGTAGAGCCTGTGCGCTGCTCGTCTTCTTTTTGGAGCGCACGGTCGAGGCCTACAAGACCGTCTTCTTTTTGTACAACCACCCAGACCTGGAGTACCATCTGGACGCCAGTCACGTCAGGAACAACGTTCGCTTTGAGGTCATCCGGATCCTAAAAAAGGGCCTGTTCTTCGACCCCGAATTCTGGAGCCTTCTGAACATCAAAACAAACTGCCTGAAGCTCATGAGGGACGAGGTAGCCCGAGCCGCCCTTTGTGAAATCACGGAGGAGGACCCATGGGGCCCGAGTTACTGCGTCCGAGAGCACTGCAAATGCCGGGCAGAGCCAGACAGGACCGCGGTTAGGCAGGAAGAGAGGCCTGGTAGTAGAGACAATGAGGAGGAACGGGTCCCGAGCGCTTCTGCTGATGTGTCTTCCGAAATCCTGGAGTATAAGAGGagagggaggaaaccagggtcGCGACTCGGCAAGGGTCTGGAGCCGTTTTCAGTCCGGCGTTCCTTCAGGCAGCTGGATTCGGCACAAAATCATGCCGGGCAGCTGAACAACAGATGTCAGAGGTTTCTCACTCGACAGGCAGAGAAAAATATTCTAAAACGGCGGGGCAGGAAACCCCGATGGCTTTTAGAACAGTTGGCCGCACTGGAAGAAAACACTGCTCCCGGGCAACCGAAGAAACCAGGAAGGAAACCAAACCCGTTCAGCTCGCTCAAGGGCCTTTTGGTCGACACGCCTGTCATCGAGATCACCATGGAATATTCGTACCCTGATAACGAAGTCGAGCTGCCTGTCGACGTCCAGGGCCGGTCCACGTCCAGAACGACTTCTTCCACAGAGCGTCGCTCCGACCGAGCTCAGACGGGGCCTTGTATTAAAGCCCCGGACTCGTTCCTTCAGCTGCTGTTCGAGAAGCCTCCCTGTTCATGGAAAGAAGACGACTTTCAGTCACAGGACATCATGGTCGCGATTAGAAAATTCCACACCTACGCAAAAGTGCCTGAAGAGGAGGGAAGCCCTTCGCTCCTTCACCTTATGGATACTGCAGCATTAGCAGCTCCGCTCGCCGTGAAGCAAGAAGATGGTCTTCAGCCTGTAAAGGATCCGAGTGAACCAGTCGACGGGACTAAAGTGACCTCACTGACCGCTGCTGAAACCCAGGAGATCCACGTTGTTAGCGACAGAGCCGATCCGTCATCGCTTTCAGCTGAAGTCCAAGCTGATGGTAAAATCACTActtctattactactactactgcggTCAATTCTCCCAAAGATCATAGCGCTAGCGTCGCGTTTGACAGTAGTGTTCAAGTGCTGGAAAACGCCCCGGAAGTTTCTAGTCTTGGTACTACACCTGACAAAGCTACTGATTACGTTTGTACAACGTCTGAAAAAGAAACTGACAGTATTTCTACCTCTGAAAAcgcacctcctcctcctcttcctcctaaTAGCACACCTGAACTTGTACACCAAAGTCAAGTTTGTACCCCCAAAGGAATCCTGGACACTCATGAACACGGAGTCGAGGACGTGGCAGACGGCTCGAAAAACACGAGCGCAGCCGAAATCATTCTTGAGACTCCTGTCGTTCTGGAAGAATCGAAAGCTCAAGACCAGGCGTTGCAGCAGACCGTGGAGGTCGAGACGCCGCGAGACTACGGCTCCTCTGCTGTACCTGATGCTCAGACCAAACGCCGGTGCAAGCTTTGCAATAAAACCTACGAGACGCCTCTTAGCCATGCTTTGTGGCATTACCGGAATGAAAAGAAGTGCATGTTTTGTGACAAGCTGGCTATGACTCGTGGAGCCTTGCAGCATTTCCAGAAGCACATAAAAAATTTGGGTAAGGAGGAAAGTCAGGTCGAGACCAAGAAGCGCGAGGAGGTTGTAACTGAAGCCGCCGGAAGCCCCGAAAAGACCGTTCAAGAGTCGCCGCCGAAGAAAGCAAAGCCTGGATTCGCACAGATCAAGTCAAGACTGCTAATGAGATTAAAACTGACCAGGAAAGCCAGAACTCAGAGCGAGACGGAGAAAAGCTCAGATAAGGCCGAAACGGCTCTGAAGGAGACGGACGCGAAGACATCCGAATCAGCACCAGAGCAAAAAGAGATTAGCGCGAAGGACGATAAGCAGAGCGTCCCGCACGAGACGATAAGATACGTAACAAGAGGTTCGATTAAGAAGTCTGAGCACAAGGGACGCCTGCTTAGGGCCAAGCTAGGTAGGAAAGGAAAGCCTCTGAGAGTGAGGACGGGGGGAGACGGTTCAGCACCCAAGGACGGTTCCATTCACAGGCTGAACGGAGTAACGGAAAAGAAGCGGAAAATGTGGTGGCGTCAGGAAGACATCGGTCTCAAAACTGATAAAGATGTAGCACgaggaaaagaagagaaaaagactattttaGAGAAATCTGAGAAGACGGCGAAAAGTAACAGGGTTAATTATAACATCAGGACCAAAGCTGACAAGGCGACCAGCAATAATACCGAAGAGGAAAGTAAAAACTCAGAGTTGCTCGAGGAACCGAGggcaaagaagaaaaagtatgGAGAGAATGAGAAGAAACGAAAAAATGAAGAAGCAGCTACGGAAaagaagaatgtaaaaaaacagaaaaatgggTCAGAGGCGGAATCCAGCGAGACCCCGAAGACTCTGCGGAAGAGGAGAGTTGGTAGTACCCCTGCGGTCGGCTGTCCCGTAGACGCCTGCACGTTCCAAGCCATGCCGGGCCCGGTCCTTTCGCACGTCCTCATCCACCACCCGGGTGACACGAACGCCCTTGAGTTCTTCTACAACCTTGCTGCCAAAAAGTGCGTGTTTTGTGCCAGAAGGATCTGGAGTCCTCAGCACTTCTTCGACCACGTGGTCTCTCACCGGGGTAACCTCAAACACCCGTGCTACCACGTGGCCTGCCAGAAGAGGTTTAAAACACGGACGGACGTGGGTGACCACATGGAGAGGGACCACAATCCTCTGAAAGCGAGCTGCTGCTTCCCTGCGTGCACGGTGGAATCCACCAGCCTTAAGGATTTGTACAGCCATGAAAAGAATCATTACAAAACGGTAAAAACAGTAACTTCCACTGAGAAGGGTGCGGACAAACCCGGCCTCAAAGCATCAAGAGTAAAGAGCGCTCCAGAAGTAGCAgcagcacaacaacaacaagagcaACAAGCAACTCAAAGCATCTCAACAGATAACGAGAATCCACCTCCACCTTTTCCAccccctccaccaccaccaggtgaaATTAGCAAACTGAGAGCTCAAAAACCAGAAGATGAAAAGCCTTTGACGCTAAATAGAAGCTCGGTGAACTACGGCAGCAAGAGCTCCCGGCTTGTCAACGGTCACGGCGAGCATGCGCATGAATCCGGCGTTAAAGCGCACCCTGCTATCATGAAAGAGCAGGACGCGAAGTCCGAGCAGGTGGCGGTCAAGCCGTTCAGCAGACTCCCTCCTTCGGCATACTTGGACGAGCTGTATCTTAGCATGCCCAAAAAGTGGAGGAGGCCCCAAGCACCTGCCAAAGGCCTAGAGTCGAACGATGATGTCCTCGTCAAGAGGCAGAGCTGCTCGCGCTGTAACGCGTCCTTCGATGGTGAGGAGGAGCTCCAGCTGCACCGGGATAAATGCACATCCCTTTTCGGCTTCGATTCAGATGATGAAA ATGCCTTCTAA